One segment of Vibrio mimicus DNA contains the following:
- a CDS encoding YfcL family protein, with amino-acid sequence MIIEFEEKLLELIDAQVENASSDELFAGGYLRGHISLSAAQCEEEGVTELDTFKQRIDESLEAARSELSPADRAIVAELWQQLAAQA; translated from the coding sequence ATGATTATTGAATTTGAAGAAAAACTTCTGGAACTGATTGATGCTCAAGTAGAAAACGCATCTAGTGATGAACTGTTTGCAGGTGGATACTTACGTGGGCATATTTCACTTTCAGCTGCGCAGTGTGAAGAGGAAGGCGTGACTGAGCTTGATACATTTAAGCAGCGTATTGACGAAAGTTTAGAAGCGGCACGCTCTGAATTGAGCCCGGCTGATCGTGCCATTGTTGCTGAGCTTTGGCAGCAGCTTGCCGCACAAGCTTAA
- the aroC gene encoding chorismate synthase gives MAGNSIGQHFRVTTFGESHGIALGCIVDGCPPGLAICEADLQVDLDRRRPGTSRYTTQRREPDEVKILSGVFEGKTTGTSIGLLIENTDQRSKDYSDIKDKFRPGHADYTYHQKYGVRDYRGGGRSSARETAMRVAAGAIAKKYLQQEFGIEVRAYLSQMGDVAIDKVDWNEIENNDFFCPDVDKVAAFDELIRELKKEGDSIGAKIQVVATGVPVGLGEPVFDRLDADIAHALMSINAVKGVEIGDGFDVVRQKGSQHRDPLTPQGFRSNHAGGILGGISSGQDIVANIALKPTSSITVPGETIDVNGEPTELITKGRHDPCVGIRAVPIAEAMLAIVLMDHLLRHRGQNHGVMTATPKI, from the coding sequence ATGGCAGGAAACAGTATCGGACAACATTTCCGAGTCACCACATTCGGAGAAAGTCACGGTATCGCACTGGGATGTATTGTCGATGGTTGCCCACCGGGGCTGGCTATCTGTGAAGCGGATTTACAAGTGGATCTCGACCGTCGTCGTCCTGGCACATCGCGCTATACCACTCAGCGTCGTGAGCCGGACGAAGTCAAAATTCTCTCAGGTGTGTTTGAGGGAAAAACCACAGGTACATCGATTGGGCTTTTGATCGAGAACACCGACCAACGCTCCAAAGATTATTCAGATATCAAAGATAAGTTCCGTCCCGGACACGCGGACTACACCTATCATCAAAAATACGGTGTGCGCGATTATCGTGGTGGTGGTCGTTCATCGGCGCGTGAAACTGCCATGCGTGTCGCGGCGGGAGCGATTGCCAAAAAATACCTACAGCAAGAATTTGGCATTGAAGTGCGTGCTTACTTGTCGCAAATGGGTGATGTCGCGATTGATAAAGTGGACTGGAATGAGATTGAAAACAACGATTTCTTCTGCCCTGATGTCGATAAAGTGGCCGCCTTTGATGAGCTGATCCGTGAGCTGAAAAAAGAAGGCGATTCGATCGGCGCGAAAATCCAAGTGGTTGCTACAGGCGTTCCGGTTGGATTGGGTGAACCTGTGTTTGATCGTCTGGACGCGGATATTGCCCATGCGTTGATGAGCATCAACGCAGTGAAAGGGGTGGAGATTGGTGATGGCTTTGATGTGGTGCGCCAAAAAGGCAGCCAACATCGTGATCCTCTCACTCCGCAAGGATTCCGTTCTAACCATGCGGGTGGCATTTTAGGTGGCATTTCTAGCGGGCAGGATATCGTAGCCAATATCGCCCTGAAGCCGACCTCCAGCATTACCGTGCCGGGCGAGACGATTGATGTGAACGGTGAGCCAACCGAGCTTATCACCAAAGGTCGCCATGACCCTTGTGTCGGCATTCGCGCAGTACCCATCGCAGAAGCCATGTTGGCAATTGTGCTGATGGATCATCTGTTGCGTCATCGTGGTCAGAACCACGGTGTCATGACGGCAACACCGAAAATCTAG
- a CDS encoding trimeric intracellular cation channel family protein gives MLLSILYIIGITAEAMTGALSAGRRKMDWFGVMLVASATAIGGGTVRDILLGHYPLGWVKNPEYLAITCVAGVLTTWVYKWVIKLKGLFIRLDALGLIVFSIIGTQVAMRMGLHPGICLVSAVVTGVFGGLLRDLICRQPPLVLHEELYASIALMASGLYLTLLEFGVSDVVSTVVTLVVGYTLRMAAVRFKWRLPSFHLEAENSIH, from the coding sequence ATGCTGCTAAGTATTTTGTATATCATTGGGATCACGGCGGAAGCCATGACCGGAGCCTTGAGTGCGGGCCGTCGCAAAATGGACTGGTTTGGCGTAATGCTGGTCGCCAGCGCAACCGCGATTGGTGGTGGCACAGTGCGCGATATTTTGCTTGGTCACTACCCTTTAGGTTGGGTAAAAAATCCTGAGTATCTTGCAATTACTTGTGTGGCAGGTGTACTGACCACTTGGGTATACAAGTGGGTGATCAAACTCAAAGGCTTATTTATTCGTCTTGATGCGCTGGGCCTGATTGTGTTTTCAATCATCGGCACGCAAGTAGCAATGCGCATGGGCTTACACCCAGGCATCTGTTTGGTTTCTGCGGTGGTGACTGGTGTGTTTGGTGGTTTACTACGCGATTTGATTTGCCGTCAGCCGCCCTTGGTATTGCATGAAGAATTGTATGCGTCGATTGCTCTCATGGCATCTGGACTATATCTGACCCTACTTGAGTTTGGTGTCAGTGATGTAGTGAGCACCGTAGTGACTCTCGTGGTGGGTTACACTCTGCGTATGGCCGCAGTGCGTTTTAAATGGCGTCTACCCTCTTTCCATCTGGAAGCCGAGAACTCGATTCACTAA
- a CDS encoding NADPH-dependent FMN reductase → MKIIAFGASTSSTSINKALATFTANLVEGAQVQVLDINNYLVPMFSEDLEKEIGQAEGAQAFLRDLAQADAYVISFAEHNGHYPAAYKNLFDWASRINRAMFGDKPAVYLATSPGPGGAKSVLAAATASAPFFGGNVKASVSVPSFYDNFDLEQGAVTNPEIVAELKAAVVKLSA, encoded by the coding sequence ATGAAAATCATTGCCTTCGGTGCTAGCACCAGCTCAACCTCTATCAATAAAGCACTTGCTACCTTTACGGCTAACCTTGTGGAAGGCGCACAGGTACAAGTTTTGGACATCAACAACTATTTAGTACCTATGTTTAGTGAAGATCTGGAAAAAGAGATCGGGCAAGCGGAAGGTGCACAAGCCTTTTTACGCGATCTTGCGCAAGCGGATGCTTACGTTATCTCTTTCGCCGAGCACAATGGCCATTACCCTGCGGCGTACAAAAACTTGTTCGATTGGGCAAGTCGCATCAATCGTGCGATGTTTGGTGACAAGCCAGCGGTTTACCTTGCGACATCACCAGGCCCTGGTGGTGCAAAGTCTGTTCTTGCCGCGGCAACCGCTTCAGCGCCTTTCTTTGGTGGTAACGTGAAAGCTTCAGTTTCTGTTCCTAGCTTCTATGACAACTTCGATTTAGAACAAGGTGCGGTGACTAACCCTGAAATCGTGGCTGAGCTCAAAGCGGCGGTGGTTAAGCTGTCAGCTTAA
- the smrB gene encoding endonuclease SmrB: protein MSKNDHRITHNKNDKDNLDDDFSLFRDEVKGVKKLRQDTILHAPNRNPKQKEIRRTEREASDNDFYFSDEFMPHLSDEGPTRYARSDVSKYEVKRLRRGVYVPDVFLDMHGMTQQEAKRELGAMIAYCLKENVHCACVQHGIGKHILKQNVPLWLAQHPDVLAFHQAPLEFGGDGALLVLLSIPEK, encoded by the coding sequence ATGAGCAAAAACGATCACCGAATTACCCATAACAAGAACGATAAAGATAATCTTGACGACGATTTCTCACTGTTTCGTGACGAAGTAAAGGGCGTAAAAAAGTTGCGTCAGGATACCATACTCCACGCGCCAAACAGAAATCCCAAGCAAAAAGAAATCCGCCGTACCGAGCGTGAAGCTTCAGACAACGATTTCTATTTCTCCGATGAGTTTATGCCCCATCTGAGTGATGAAGGCCCAACGCGTTACGCACGTAGCGATGTTTCCAAGTACGAAGTGAAAAGGCTACGCCGTGGCGTGTATGTGCCAGATGTGTTTTTGGATATGCATGGCATGACTCAGCAAGAAGCAAAACGCGAATTGGGGGCGATGATCGCCTACTGCCTAAAAGAGAATGTGCATTGTGCTTGCGTGCAGCATGGCATTGGCAAGCACATCTTGAAACAGAACGTCCCACTCTGGTTGGCGCAGCACCCCGATGTACTCGCATTCCACCAAGCCCCACTCGAATTTGGCGGTGATGGCGCGCTCTTGGTGCTGCTGTCTATTCCTGAGAAATAG
- the flhB gene encoding flagellar biosynthesis protein FlhB, which yields MAESDGQERTEEATPRRLQQAKEKGQVARSKELASVSVLVVGAVSLMWFGEALAQGLFTAMQRLFSLSREEIFDVGKLFDIIGGALVNLLLPLLMILITLFAAALIGAAGLGGINFSAEAAMPKLSKMNPLSGFKRMFGMQSWVELLKSILKVMLVAGVAFYLIEASQKDLFQLSLDVYPQNIFHALDILLNFVLLISCSLLVVVAIDIPFQIWQHANQLKMTKQEVKDEYKDTEGKPEVKGRIRMLQREAAQRRMMAALPQADVIITNPEHFSVALRYKQNTDKAPVVIAKGVDHMALKIREIAREYDIAIVPAPPLARALYHTTELEQQIPDGLFVAVAQVLAFVFQLKQYRRKGGQRPKLNEESMPIPPDMRY from the coding sequence TTGGCAGAATCCGACGGCCAAGAAAGGACCGAAGAAGCCACCCCCCGAAGGTTGCAGCAGGCCAAGGAAAAAGGCCAAGTTGCGCGTTCGAAGGAGCTGGCTTCTGTCTCTGTATTAGTAGTAGGTGCTGTTTCGTTGATGTGGTTTGGCGAAGCCTTAGCCCAAGGTCTGTTTACGGCTATGCAGCGGCTTTTTTCGCTCAGCCGAGAAGAGATATTCGATGTCGGAAAACTGTTCGACATCATAGGTGGTGCGCTGGTTAATTTGTTGCTACCACTGCTGATGATTTTGATTACTCTGTTTGCTGCGGCTTTGATTGGTGCGGCAGGGCTAGGGGGAATTAATTTTTCCGCGGAAGCAGCGATGCCCAAACTGTCCAAAATGAACCCACTGAGTGGATTTAAGCGAATGTTCGGTATGCAAAGCTGGGTTGAATTGCTTAAGTCGATTCTAAAAGTCATGTTGGTGGCGGGCGTTGCTTTCTATCTCATCGAAGCTTCGCAAAAAGATCTGTTTCAACTCAGCTTGGATGTGTATCCGCAAAATATTTTCCATGCGCTCGACATTCTGCTCAACTTTGTACTTCTGATCAGTTGTTCATTACTGGTGGTGGTGGCGATTGATATTCCATTTCAGATTTGGCAACACGCCAACCAACTGAAAATGACCAAACAGGAAGTGAAAGACGAGTACAAAGACACCGAAGGTAAACCAGAGGTGAAAGGGCGCATTCGTATGCTGCAACGTGAAGCGGCGCAGCGGCGGATGATGGCTGCACTGCCACAAGCCGATGTGATCATCACCAACCCGGAACACTTCTCGGTGGCGCTACGTTATAAGCAAAATACTGATAAAGCGCCGGTGGTGATAGCCAAGGGCGTGGATCATATGGCATTGAAAATTCGTGAAATTGCGCGGGAATACGATATCGCGATTGTTCCTGCACCGCCTTTGGCGCGAGCCTTGTACCACACCACAGAGCTTGAACAGCAAATTCCGGATGGTTTGTTCGTGGCGGTGGCGCAAGTGCTAGCGTTCGTCTTCCAGTTAAAACAGTACCGTCGCAAAGGTGGTCAGCGGCCGAAACTCAATGAGGAGAGTATGCCGATCCCACCGGATATGCGTTACTAA
- the fabB gene encoding beta-ketoacyl-ACP synthase I, which produces MKRVVITGMGIISSIGNNVEEVLASLKAGKSGITASEQFKEHGLRSQVWGDLKINPEEHIDRKQMRFMGDAAAYAYLSLEQAIADAGLTPEQVSNDRTGIVAGSGGASSENQVIAVDTQREKGVKRVGPYMVPRTMSSTVSACLATPFKIRGVNYSISSACATSAHCIGNAVELIQLGKQDIVFAGGGEELYWSQTMMFDAMGALSTKYNETPEKASRTYDADRDGFVISGGGGMVVVEELEHALARGAKIYGEIVGYGATSDGYDMVAPSGEGAVRCMKMAMQGVDKIDYINTHGTSTPVGDVKELGAIQEVFAGNSPAISATKAMTGHALGAAGVHEAIYSTLMLHHGFIAPSINVETLDEAAHGLDIVTEMREQELTTVMSNSFGFGGTNATLVIKKYQG; this is translated from the coding sequence ATGAAACGAGTCGTCATCACCGGTATGGGTATTATTTCGAGTATCGGTAACAACGTCGAAGAAGTTTTGGCCTCACTAAAAGCTGGCAAGTCAGGCATCACCGCCTCTGAACAGTTTAAAGAGCATGGCTTGCGTTCACAGGTTTGGGGTGATTTAAAAATCAACCCGGAAGAACATATCGATCGTAAGCAAATGCGCTTTATGGGTGATGCGGCTGCGTATGCATACCTATCTCTTGAACAAGCGATTGCTGATGCGGGTCTAACCCCAGAGCAAGTTTCTAACGACCGTACTGGTATCGTTGCTGGCTCTGGCGGTGCGTCTTCTGAAAACCAAGTTATCGCGGTGGATACTCAGCGTGAAAAAGGCGTGAAGCGTGTGGGCCCTTATATGGTGCCACGTACCATGTCTTCAACCGTTTCTGCATGTTTAGCAACTCCATTCAAAATTCGCGGCGTAAACTACTCAATCAGCTCCGCTTGTGCGACTTCTGCACACTGTATTGGTAATGCGGTTGAGCTGATCCAACTGGGTAAGCAAGACATCGTGTTTGCCGGTGGTGGTGAAGAGCTGTACTGGTCACAAACCATGATGTTTGATGCGATGGGCGCACTATCAACCAAATACAACGAAACACCAGAAAAAGCCTCACGTACTTACGATGCAGATCGTGATGGTTTCGTGATCTCTGGTGGTGGCGGCATGGTGGTGGTTGAAGAACTGGAACACGCACTGGCTCGTGGCGCAAAAATTTACGGTGAAATCGTCGGTTACGGCGCGACATCGGATGGCTACGACATGGTAGCACCATCGGGTGAAGGCGCAGTACGTTGTATGAAAATGGCGATGCAAGGCGTTGATAAAATTGACTACATCAACACTCATGGCACTTCAACACCAGTGGGCGACGTGAAAGAACTTGGCGCAATCCAAGAAGTGTTTGCAGGTAACAGCCCTGCGATTTCTGCAACCAAAGCGATGACTGGTCACGCACTGGGCGCAGCAGGTGTACATGAAGCCATTTACTCAACACTGATGCTGCACCACGGCTTTATTGCTCCAAGCATTAACGTTGAAACGTTAGATGAAGCAGCACATGGTCTAGATATCGTGACGGAAATGCGTGAACAAGAGCTGACTACAGTGATGTCTAACAGCTTTGGTTTTGGTGGTACAAACGCAACTTTGGTTATCAAAAAATACCAAGGTTAA
- the prmB gene encoding 50S ribosomal protein L3 N(5)-glutamine methyltransferase, with translation MDKIFVEEAVSELHTLQDMIRWTVSRFNAANLFYGQGTDNAWDEAVQLILPTLYLPIDVPPHVLSSRLTSSERLRVVERVIKRINDRTPVAYLTNKAWFCGLEFFVDQRVLVPRSPIGELIQNRFEPWLIEEPTRIMDLCTGSGCIAIACANAFPEAEVDAIDISVDALNVAEQNIQDHGLEQQVFPIRSDLFRDLPQEQYDLIVTNPPYVDQEDMDSLPSEFRHEPELGLAAGSDGLKLARRILANAPLYLKENGVLVCEVGNSMVHMMEQYPHIPFTWLEFENGGHGVFLLTREQLIDCAADFALYKD, from the coding sequence TTGGATAAGATTTTCGTTGAGGAAGCGGTTTCTGAACTGCATACCTTGCAAGACATGATTCGTTGGACTGTGAGTCGATTTAACGCTGCTAACCTGTTTTATGGTCAAGGCACGGATAACGCTTGGGATGAAGCGGTACAACTCATTCTGCCAACGCTCTATCTGCCGATTGATGTGCCTCCGCATGTACTGAGTTCACGCCTGACCAGCAGCGAGCGCCTGCGTGTGGTTGAACGCGTGATCAAACGTATTAACGATCGTACGCCAGTGGCGTACCTGACCAACAAAGCGTGGTTCTGTGGTCTTGAGTTCTTTGTTGACCAACGTGTTCTGGTACCGCGTTCACCGATCGGTGAATTGATCCAAAACCGTTTTGAACCTTGGTTGATTGAAGAACCAACGCGCATCATGGATTTGTGTACCGGCAGCGGCTGTATTGCGATTGCTTGTGCCAATGCTTTCCCTGAAGCAGAAGTCGATGCGATTGATATTTCAGTCGATGCGCTGAACGTTGCCGAGCAAAACATTCAAGATCATGGTCTAGAACAGCAAGTTTTCCCTATCCGTTCCGATCTGTTCCGTGATTTGCCACAAGAGCAGTATGACCTGATTGTGACCAATCCACCTTATGTGGATCAAGAAGATATGGATAGCCTACCAAGTGAGTTCCGTCATGAACCTGAACTTGGCCTTGCAGCAGGCAGCGATGGTCTGAAACTGGCACGCCGTATTCTGGCCAATGCGCCACTCTATCTGAAAGAGAACGGGGTTCTGGTGTGTGAAGTGGGCAACTCCATGGTGCATATGATGGAACAGTACCCGCACATCCCATTTACGTGGTTAGAGTTTGAAAATGGCGGCCACGGTGTATTTTTGCTGACTCGTGAACAGCTTATCGACTGTGCGGCAGATTTTGCGCTGTACAAAGATTAA
- a CDS encoding 4-phosphoerythronate dehydrogenase codes for MKILIDENMPYAQALFSQLGEVILKPGRNLTADDLIDVDALMIRSVTKVNEALLAKANRLKFVGTATAGMDHVDQALLAERGIFFTAAPGCNKVGVAEYVFSVLMVLAQQQGFSVFDKTVGIIGAGQVGSYLAKSLSGIGMKVLLNDPPKQAQGDEREFTELETLLKESDVITLHTPITRDGEWPTHHLIDAAILEQLRSDQILINAARGPVVDNAALKARLQKGDGFTAVLDVFEFEPQVDMELLPLLAFATPHIAGYGLEGKARGTTMIFNSYCEFLGNAHCANPASLLPKAPVPMVYLDRAWDEETLHTLTQIIYDVRKDDAQFRREIHQPGAFDLMRKHYWDRREYSAVTLAGGADCHLAPLAKLGFQVEVCDEPTI; via the coding sequence ATGAAAATTCTGATTGATGAGAACATGCCTTACGCACAAGCGCTGTTTAGTCAGCTTGGCGAAGTGATCTTAAAACCTGGCCGTAACTTAACCGCCGATGATCTGATTGATGTCGATGCCTTAATGATTCGCTCAGTCACCAAAGTCAATGAAGCTCTCCTTGCTAAAGCGAATCGCTTGAAGTTTGTGGGTACCGCGACCGCGGGTATGGACCATGTTGACCAAGCTCTGTTAGCAGAACGTGGCATCTTCTTCACGGCTGCTCCTGGCTGTAACAAAGTCGGTGTTGCGGAATACGTGTTCAGTGTGCTGATGGTACTGGCGCAGCAACAAGGCTTCTCGGTTTTCGATAAAACGGTAGGCATCATCGGTGCAGGTCAAGTCGGCAGCTATCTTGCGAAGAGTCTTTCTGGGATTGGCATGAAAGTGCTACTCAATGATCCGCCTAAGCAAGCACAAGGCGATGAGCGAGAATTTACCGAACTGGAAACCTTACTTAAAGAATCGGATGTGATCACTTTGCATACACCGATTACTCGCGATGGTGAGTGGCCGACCCATCATTTGATTGATGCAGCGATTCTTGAGCAATTACGTAGCGATCAGATTTTGATTAATGCGGCGCGTGGTCCTGTGGTGGATAACGCGGCGCTTAAAGCGCGCTTGCAAAAAGGCGATGGTTTTACCGCCGTGCTAGATGTGTTTGAGTTTGAACCGCAAGTCGATATGGAATTGCTGCCGCTATTGGCATTTGCAACCCCGCATATTGCAGGTTATGGCCTTGAAGGTAAGGCGCGTGGCACCACTATGATTTTTAACAGCTATTGCGAGTTTCTCGGTAATGCGCATTGTGCTAACCCAGCGAGCTTATTACCAAAAGCACCTGTGCCTATGGTGTACTTAGACCGGGCATGGGATGAAGAAACGCTGCATACGCTGACCCAAATTATTTACGATGTGCGTAAAGATGACGCACAGTTTCGCCGTGAGATTCACCAACCCGGAGCGTTTGACTTAATGCGCAAACACTATTGGGATAGACGTGAATACAGTGCGGTGACACTAGCTGGAGGTGCGGATTGCCATTTGGCACCTTTGGCTAAACTCGGTTTTCAAGTAGAGGTATGTGATGAGCCAACAATTTAA
- the mnmC gene encoding bifunctional tRNA (5-methylaminomethyl-2-thiouridine)(34)-methyltransferase MnmD/FAD-dependent 5-carboxymethylaminomethyl-2-thiouridine(34) oxidoreductase MnmC has protein sequence MSSISHAQLGWNDAGTPVSDQFDDVYFSNVNGLAETRYVFLEQNHLPQRWHNDDQRRFVIAETGFGTGLNFLAVWQAFVEFREANPEAKLKELHFISFEKYPLSKHDLIQAHQAWPELAEFAQKLHKHYPLAIPECQRIVLDDGLITLDLWFGDIKDCLPKVATQGQGLVDAWFLDGFAPSKNPEMWNQNLFAGMAKLAKNGCTCATFTSAGFVRRGLIDAGFAMKKVKGFGTKREMIAGNLSEKVPYTNIAPEFRFEATNGLREVAIIGGGVASATLATTLAKRGISVTLYCADEKPAQGASGNRQGAVYPLLSGDHNSVSRVFAPAFLFARQFIEQAAEQITFDHDWCGVTQLMWDEKAARKLTSMLEGGFPEGLVRGLSAQQTNQQVGVPVDQASVHYPLGGWLCPAELTQGLIHLLEQQGKLTAHYQTPIDTLTWQPETQQWQLHCGDKVIQHQCVVIASGHQFDSVAQTAHLPLGKVKGQVSHIPTNDTLSKIKSVLCYDGYMTPVSQQNGHHCIGASYDRQHLDATFDPQAQRENAQKLIHCLPEQTWPLEVDVSGNHSRQGVRCVSRDHLPFVGNVGEFTKITEQYRDLAYQQEVEPIALYPQLYAFAGLGSRGLSSAPLMAELLASQMCGDPLPLGVDLLEQLHPCRMWVRKLRKGKALTQKA, from the coding sequence ATGTCATCCATTTCACACGCCCAGCTTGGCTGGAACGACGCAGGAACTCCCGTCTCCGATCAATTTGACGATGTCTATTTCTCTAACGTCAATGGTTTGGCCGAGACACGTTATGTGTTCCTTGAGCAGAATCATCTCCCACAAAGATGGCACAATGATGACCAAAGGCGATTTGTGATTGCGGAAACCGGCTTCGGTACTGGCCTGAATTTTCTGGCAGTGTGGCAAGCGTTTGTGGAGTTTCGTGAAGCGAATCCTGAGGCCAAACTCAAAGAGCTGCATTTCATTAGCTTTGAAAAATATCCACTCAGTAAACACGATTTAATTCAAGCGCATCAGGCGTGGCCGGAACTGGCAGAATTCGCGCAAAAACTGCATAAGCACTACCCTTTAGCGATTCCAGAATGCCAGCGGATTGTGTTGGATGATGGACTCATCACGCTCGATCTCTGGTTTGGGGATATCAAAGACTGTCTGCCGAAAGTGGCGACACAGGGGCAAGGTTTAGTCGATGCATGGTTCCTCGATGGTTTTGCTCCCAGCAAAAACCCAGAAATGTGGAACCAAAACCTGTTTGCAGGTATGGCCAAACTGGCGAAAAACGGCTGTACCTGCGCCACGTTCACTTCGGCTGGCTTTGTCCGCCGCGGCTTGATTGACGCGGGTTTTGCGATGAAAAAGGTCAAAGGCTTTGGCACTAAGCGCGAAATGATTGCCGGCAATCTGAGTGAAAAAGTACCTTACACCAATATTGCGCCAGAATTTCGTTTTGAAGCCACTAACGGCCTACGAGAGGTGGCGATTATCGGTGGTGGAGTCGCCAGTGCGACTCTCGCGACAACACTAGCCAAACGCGGCATTTCAGTAACCCTCTATTGCGCCGATGAAAAACCAGCACAAGGCGCATCCGGTAACCGACAAGGTGCGGTCTATCCGCTACTCAGTGGCGATCACAATTCGGTTTCACGAGTGTTTGCTCCAGCATTTCTGTTTGCGCGTCAATTTATTGAACAAGCGGCTGAGCAGATAACCTTTGACCACGATTGGTGCGGTGTTACCCAATTAATGTGGGATGAAAAGGCAGCCCGAAAGCTCACCAGCATGCTTGAGGGTGGTTTCCCAGAGGGCTTAGTTCGCGGTTTATCGGCCCAGCAAACCAACCAACAAGTCGGCGTGCCTGTGGATCAAGCCAGCGTGCATTATCCGCTCGGTGGCTGGCTCTGCCCAGCAGAGCTGACTCAAGGCTTAATCCATCTCTTAGAGCAGCAAGGCAAGCTCACTGCGCATTATCAGACTCCGATTGATACTCTGACTTGGCAGCCAGAGACACAGCAGTGGCAATTGCACTGCGGCGATAAGGTAATCCAGCATCAGTGCGTGGTGATTGCCAGTGGCCATCAATTTGACAGCGTGGCACAGACCGCTCACTTGCCTCTGGGTAAGGTGAAAGGCCAAGTCAGCCATATTCCGACCAACGACACGCTAAGCAAAATCAAGAGCGTACTTTGCTACGATGGCTATATGACTCCGGTCAGCCAACAAAATGGACATCACTGTATTGGGGCAAGTTATGATCGCCAGCACCTTGATGCGACTTTTGATCCACAAGCTCAACGCGAAAATGCGCAAAAGCTGATTCACTGCCTGCCAGAGCAAACTTGGCCATTAGAAGTGGATGTCAGCGGCAATCATTCACGCCAAGGCGTGCGCTGTGTCAGCCGCGATCATCTGCCTTTTGTCGGCAATGTCGGCGAATTTACCAAAATTACCGAGCAATATCGCGATTTAGCTTATCAGCAAGAAGTCGAGCCAATTGCACTCTACCCGCAACTTTATGCGTTTGCAGGGCTTGGCTCACGCGGTTTAAGTAGTGCGCCACTCATGGCTGAACTTCTCGCTTCACAAATGTGCGGCGATCCTCTGCCATTGGGCGTCGATTTGTTGGAACAGTTGCATCCTTGCCGCATGTGGGTACGAAAGCTTCGTAAAGGAAAGGCTCTAACTCAGAAAGCTTAA
- a CDS encoding elongation factor P hydroxylase has product MNHQYQDLIGIFNQTFYRDYNTQLELGGDEPIYLPADEQVSYHRIIFARGFYASALHEIAHWCVAGPQRRLLEDFGYWYEPDGRTAQVQAEFEKVEIRPQAYEWILAMSAGFPFTVSCDNLNGDFEPDRLAFMTKVHREVLNILKQGLPLRVKMLSDALRAFYHTPVLSPEHFTVK; this is encoded by the coding sequence ATGAACCATCAATACCAAGACTTAATTGGAATTTTCAACCAGACTTTTTACCGCGACTACAACACCCAATTAGAGTTGGGCGGCGATGAGCCGATCTACTTACCGGCCGATGAGCAAGTGAGTTATCACCGGATCATTTTTGCACGTGGTTTTTACGCTTCTGCTTTGCATGAAATAGCTCACTGGTGTGTGGCTGGACCGCAGCGACGTTTGCTCGAAGATTTTGGTTACTGGTATGAACCGGATGGCCGTACCGCGCAAGTGCAGGCGGAGTTTGAAAAAGTTGAAATCCGTCCACAAGCTTATGAATGGATTCTTGCGATGAGCGCAGGCTTTCCCTTTACCGTGAGTTGTGACAACCTCAACGGAGATTTTGAGCCGGACCGTCTTGCATTTATGACCAAAGTCCACCGCGAAGTGCTCAATATTCTTAAACAAGGGTTGCCGCTACGAGTGAAAATGCTGTCAGATGCGTTACGCGCCTTTTACCACACTCCGGTCTTGTCGCCAGAGCACTTTACGGTTAAATGA